In a single window of the Trichoderma breve strain T069 chromosome 6, whole genome shotgun sequence genome:
- a CDS encoding enoyl-(Acyl carrier protein) reductase domain-containing protein, whose amino-acid sequence MSAAVEATLEDFPSLFSLKGKVAVVTGGSRGLGLHAASAFMQAGCSKVFISSRKAAACEEACKVLNALPGRAADATAISVPADSATMDGVNSLLAAVSKHTDHVDILFANAGATWGEAFDTHPDQAFAKVMDLNVKAVFNTVRVFTPLLQKQASLDDPSRVLITASVAGLGVGTLGKQGTYGYSASKAAVLHLGRNLALELGPRGITVNSICPGFFPSKMANGLLQLSGGADKIAKANPMRRLGRPEDIAGIVVYLTSRAGSHVNGEAIAIDGGALWSRGELLVEEQSKL is encoded by the exons ATGTCTGCCGCCGTCGAGGCCACTCTGGAGGACTTCCCTtcgctcttctccctcaagggcaaggtcgCTGTCGTAACTGGCGGCTCTCGCGGCCTCGGCCTGCACGCAGCATCAGC CTTCATGCAGGCCGGCTGCTCCAAggtcttcatctcctcccgCAAGGCCGCCGCCTGCGAGGAAGCATGCAAGGTCCTCAACGCGCTGCCCGGCCGCGCCGCCGACGCCACGGCAATCTCGGTGCCCGCCGACTCGGCCACCATGGACGGCGTCAACAGCCTTCTCGCCGCAGTGAGCAAGCACACCGACCACGTCGACATTCTGTTTGCCAACGCCGGCGCGACCTGGGGCGAGGCCTTTGACACGCACCCCGATCAAGCCTTTGCTAAAGTCATGGACCTCAACGTCAAAGCAGTCTTCAACACGGTCCGCGTCTTCACCCCGCTGCTCCAGAAGCAGGCCTCGCTCGACGACCCCAGCCGCGTGCTCATCACCGCCAGCGTCGCGGGCTTGGGCGTCGGCACCCTCGGCAAGCAGGGCACCTACGGCTACTCCGCCAGCAAGGCCGCCGTGCTGCATCTGGGCCGCAACCTGGCGCTCGAGCTGGGCCCGCGCGGCATCACCGTAAACTCCATCTGCCCGGGTTTCTTCCCCAGCAAGATGGCCAACGGGCTGTTGCAGCTGTCGGGCGGCGCGgacaagattgccaaggcGAACCCCATGCGCCGGCTGGGACGGCCGGAGGATATCGCGGGCATCGTGGTGTACTTGACGAGTCGGGCTGGGTCGCATGTGAACGGTGAGGCCATTGCTATTGACGGTGGTGCTTTGTGGTCTCGTGGAGAGCTGCTAGTTGAAGAACAGTCAAAGCTGTAA
- a CDS encoding proteasome assembly chaperone 4 domain-containing protein, with the protein MATDSNRVIEASIPLPRSLDTRIFIRITTQAKAILLSLTTVSQEDAAAPRPMGSFVYALPDRFNHQQAIATTLFSAESSLEFTTRVAKLVARKTELPVYVTNSISLESMGMGGTVEEEMEAFKSVAEAILSLLPKTALPS; encoded by the exons ATGGCCACCGATTCAAACAGAGTCATTGAGGCCTCCATTCCGCTGCCGCGGTCTTTGGATACTCGCATTTTCATCCGCATCACAACCCAGGCCAAGGCGATTCTGCTATCCTTAACAACGGTGTCTCaggaagatgctgctgccccCAGGCCGATGGGCTCATTTGTCTATGCGCTCCCCGAT AGATTCAATCACCAGCAGGCAATAGCCACTACACTCTTCTCCGCAGAGTCGTCTCTAGAGTTTACAACACGAGTGGCAAAGCTGGTTGCCCGAAAGACTGAGCTTCCAGTCTACGTGACAAATTCCATCAGCTTAGAgagcatgggcatgggcggCACAGTCGAGGAGGAAATGGAGGCCTTCAAGAGCGTGGCCGAGGCAATCTTGAGCCTCCTCCCCAAGACAGCGCTCCCAAGctag
- a CDS encoding HEAT-like repeat domain-containing protein, with the protein MSWQPAPESLSQLAACLKDSLSGFDKNAQKQAEQMLQQAKNSPDINNYLAYILSSPQTPEGLQCSDQDYHLVRSAAGIMLKNNVKTDWKSIPESSLQLVKLAVPMSLQDKNSQIRNFGGNIATEVIKKGGLMGWPELLPQLLEMIGNSNGQYSNEAQEGAMSALSKICEDNFKMLTKEVNGQRPLNFVLPQLIAATKSPLPKVRVGALTAINVFTPRASQAMVNSIDDLLQHLFVLSGDENTDVRRQVCRAFVHLVETRPDKLQPHLGGLVDYLITQQKDEDEDLACEAAEFWLAIGEHDDLWAGLRPYLNKIIPVLLHCMVYSGEDIALLGGLSDDEDEEDREEDIRPAFAKKSQARTANGEGNLSADPNQNGGAYEKLAAMDEGLEEGEVDDLDEDGDDANPDERWTVRKCSAAALDVFARDFGGPVFEAIFPYLSQNLKHEEWPHREAAVLALGAVADGCMDTVTPHLPELVPYLISLLEDQEPVVRQITCWALGRYSSWAANLAEQSQREQFFLPMMDGILRKMLDKNKKVQEAGASAFANLEEKAGKKLEPYCGPIIQQFVQCFAKYKDRNMYILYDCVQTLAERLGPFIARPELVNQLMPALITRYNAVSDQSRELFPLLECLSYVALALGQSFTPYAPTIFLRCINIIHTNLEQGINATTNHTIDQPDKDFLITSLDLLSAIIQALEDDKSAELVKSSPHPFFELLGFCMEDPTDEVRQSAYALLGDCAKYVFPELQQYIPTVIPILLKQLDMDSILDEEIESGFGVINNACWSAGEISMQHLKGMQPWLPELLQRFVEIMSNPGVPKGLVENAAIALGRLGLGNAEQLAPALPKFAEEFLTAMQEVDPTEEKATAFKGFTLIVGQNPQALEKVLLEFFVAIARYQDMNLRNPIKQELHETFRNVLNVYKQIIPTFNDFINQLQPQDQQALKTLYAI; encoded by the exons ATGTCGTGGCAACCAGCCCCCGAGTCGTTGAGCCAGCTTGCAGCATGTCTCAAAGACTCCCTCAGCGGGTTCGACAAGAACGCCCAGAAGCAGGCTGAACAG ATGCTTCAGCAAGCTAAAAACTCGCCTGATATCAACAATTATCTAGCTTACATCCTCTCCAGCCCCCAGACGCCCGAGGGCCTGCAGTGCAGCGACCAAGACTATCATCTTGTTCGATCAGCTGCCGGTATCATGCTCAAGAACAATGTCAAGACCGACTGGAAGTCAATCCCAGAATCTAGCCTGCAGCTCGTCAAGCTCGCCGTGCCCATGAGCTTGCAAGATAAGAACTCTCAGATTCGGAATTTCGGCGGAAACATTGCTACTGAAGTCATCAAGAAGGGCGGTTTGATGGGATGGCCCGAGTTGCTCCCTCAGCTCCTCGAAATGATTGGCAACTCGAACGGCCAATACTCCAACGAAGCTCAAGAGGGTGCCATGTCTGCCCTGTCCAAAATCTGCGAGGACAACTTCAAGATGCTGACCAAGGAGGTCAATGGCCAACGACCACTCAACTTTGTTCTTCCACAGCTCATTGCTGCGACTAAGAGCCCCCTCCCGAAAGTACGTGTTGGAGCACTGACGGCCATCAACGTCTTCACCCCGAGGGCATCACAGGCCATGGTCAACAGCATCGATgacctgctgcagcatctctttGTCCTATCAGGAGACGAAAACACCGATGTGCGCCGGCAGGTGTGCAGAGCTTTTGTCCACCTGGTCGAGACAAGACCGGACAAGCTACAGCCGCATCTGGGTGGCTTGGTAGACTATCTCATTACCCAGcaaaaagacgaagacgaggaccTTGCCTGCGAGGCCGCCGAGTTCtggctggccattggcgAACACGATGACCTCTGGGCCGGTCTGCGGCCTTACCTCAACAAAATCATTCCCGTTTTGCTGCACTGCATGGTATACAGCGGAGAGGACATTGCCCTCCTCGGTGGGCTTTcggatgacgaggatgaagaggaccgAGAAGAGGATATCCGACCAGCCTTTGCCAAGAAGTCTCAAGCCAGGACTGCAAACGGAGAAGGCAATCTTTCGGCTGATCCCAACCAGAACGGCGGTGCCTACGAGAAGCTTGCTGCCATGGATGAAGGGCTGGAGGAAGGCGAGGTTGATGATCTcgatgaggatggtgatgacgcGAATCCCGACGAGAGATGGACTGTCAGGAAGTGCTCAGCGGCTGCACTCGACGTTTTCGCCCGCGACTTTGGCGGACCTGTTTTCGAAGCCATCTTCCCGTATCTCTCCCAGAACCTTAAGCACGAAGAGTGGCCTCACCGAGAGGCTGCAGTCCTGGCTCTCGGCGCGGTGGCTGACGGATGCATGGATACCGTTACACCTCACCTCCCCGAACTGGTACCATACTTGATCTCTCTTCTCGAGGATCAGGAGCCTGTTGTTAGGCAAATCACTTGCTGGGCCCTGGGAAGATACTCCTCCTGGGCGGCTAACCTTGCTGAGCAGTCTCAGCGAGAGCAGTTTTTCCTTCCCATGATGGACGGCATCCTTCGCAAGATGTtggacaagaacaagaaggtCCAAGAGGCGGGTGCCTCAGCGTTTGCGAatctggaggagaaggctgGAAAGAAATTGGAGCCATACTGCGGACCCATCATCCAACAGTTTGTCCAGTGCTTCGCCAAATACAAAGACCGCAACATGTACATTCTCTACGACTGTGTTCAGACACTGGCCGAGCGCCTGGGCCCCTTTATTGCCCGGCCTGAGCTGGTCAACCAGCTGATGCCAGCGCTGATTACGAGATACAATGCTGTCTCGGACCAGTCTCGCGAACTATTCCCGCTCCTCGAGTGTCTGTCTTACGTTGCTTTGGCCCTTGGTCAATCGTTCACCCCCTATGCGCCCACGATCTTCTTGCGctgcatcaacatcatccacaCAAACCTTGAACAGGGCATTAACGCAACCACCAACCACACCATCGATCAGCCCGATAAGGATTTCCTCATCACCAGTCTTGACCTTTTGAGCGCCATTATTCAAGCCCTTGAGGACGACAAGTCGGCCGAGCTTGTAAAGAGCTCCCCGCACCCCTTCTTTGAGCTCCTTGGTTTCTGTATGGAGGACCCCACAGATGAAGTACGGCAATCAGCGTACGCACTGCTCGGCGACTGCGCCAAGTATGTCTTCCCAGAACTTCAGCAGTACATTCCAACTGTTATACCCATCTTGTTGAAGCAACTCGACATGGACAGCATCCTTGATGAGGAAATTGAGAGCGGATTCGGTGTCATTAACAATGCCTGCTGGTCGGCTGGCGAGATTAGCATGCAGCACCTCAAGGGTATGCAGCCTTGGTTGCCAGAGCTGCTTCAACGCTTCGTTGAGATAATGTCCAACCCCGGTGTGCCCAAAGGACTTGTTGAGAATGCCGCCATTGCCCTCGGAcgcctcggccttggcaaTGCAGAGCAGTTGGCGCCGGCCCTTCCAAAGTTCGCCGAAGAGTTCTTGACTGCCATGCAAGAAGTTGATCCTACCGAAGAAAAAGCTACTGCCTTTAAGGGGTTCACCTTGATTGTTGGGCAGAACCCGCAGGCTCTGGAGAAGGTCTTGCTGGAGTTTTTCGTCGCCATTGCTCGTTATCAAGACATGAACTTGAGGAACCCAATCAAGCAAGAGCTACATGAAACGTTCCGAAAT GTTCTTAACGTCTACAAGCAAATCATCCCGACGTTTAACGATTTCATCAACCAATTGCAGCCACAAGATCAGCAAGCCCTGAAGACCCTCTACGCGATATGA